In Segatella copri, the DNA window CGCTCCGGAGTGCGCCGGTGATGATTGCTCTCCATATAATTGTCCAAAACCTCATGAGCTTTTGCTAAAATTTCTTCACTCATAATCCTTGTTAGTTACATAAAACGCACAAAGATACTCATTATCTACGACATAGAACAATATTTAATTTTAAAAAATCTAAATTCGCCTCAATTCCTCATAGATACGCTGAACCGGAAGCCCCATCACATTAAAATAACTCCCCTTCAACCCCGTACAACCTATGTAGCCAATCCATTCCTGAATACCATAGGCGCCAGCTTTGTCAAACGGCTGATAATGATTTATATAATAACTGATTTCATCATCAGAAAGCGGTTTGAACGTCACTTCTGTTGTTACTGAAAAGGAACGCTGCTTATGCTGGGTAGTAAGACAAACACCTGTAACTACATGATGCGTCTTTCCGCTCAACATCTTCAGCATTCGCCTGGCATCTTCAGCGTCACGAGGCTTCCCGAGAATGCCTCCCTTTCCTTCCAGATCATTCTGTTCGCCAGCTGTTGGCGCAATCACAACCGTATCTGCTGTAAGAATCAAAGTTTCTGACTCGTCCAACTCTTCAACACTATTATTTCCGTTCAAAAGCGGACGATAAGCCTCAGCCTTTTTCTTGCAGATGAATTCTGCCACCTGATAAGCATCGAGGTCAGCAGGATAACTTTCATCAATACCACTAATCACCTTCACCTCAAAAGGAACATCCAAACCTGCCAGAAGTTCCTTGCGACGAGGCGAATTACTCGCCAAAATGATCTTATAATTCATCTATTTAAACCTTATTACTTTGAACTTTATGATTAAAATTCAGTTGCAAACTTTCTACTATAAACTATCAACTTTCAACTATTAACTATTAACTAAATACTACCAGCCAAACGCCTTAGCATCTGAAAGCCATAAACCCTTGGCTCTC includes these proteins:
- a CDS encoding Maf-like protein, with amino-acid sequence MNYKIILASNSPRRKELLAGLDVPFEVKVISGIDESYPADLDAYQVAEFICKKKAEAYRPLLNGNNSVEELDESETLILTADTVVIAPTAGEQNDLEGKGGILGKPRDAEDARRMLKMLSGKTHHVVTGVCLTTQHKQRSFSVTTEVTFKPLSDDEISYYINHYQPFDKAGAYGIQEWIGYIGCTGLKGSYFNVMGLPVQRIYEELRRI